One Syngnathus typhle isolate RoL2023-S1 ecotype Sweden unplaced genomic scaffold, RoL_Styp_1.0 HiC_scaffold_88, whole genome shotgun sequence genomic window carries:
- the LOC133148418 gene encoding cGMP-dependent protein kinase 1-like isoform X2 gives MSTRLMAATKRGGGMLRDLQVALQRKIEELTERDALIEELESELDAKDLLIGHLRAELDRHRSLMPGTDDTAAAQTPDAGGAPAMPAPSLDEPQRTKRQAISAEPSALDPARLTDVTLTSYCKSKESSELIQRALMDNDFMKHLEHGQILTILDCMRPTSLDKGCCVIQEGDDGSSVFVLEEGMVEVSKEGKKLCTIGPGKVFGELAILYNCTRTATVTALTDIKLWAIDRQGFQTIMMRTGLIKHSQYTDFLRSVPSFQALPEDVLSKLADVLEETHYSNGDYIIRQGATGDTFFIISEGQVTVWQQTAPSGQQVPVKTLSKGDWFGEQALKGEDVRTASSHVPSFHIRQGKHRAWSFKQLIGGLEEVDRQQGDDEHVKAKCPAEDDFFSGVTLDDLAVVCTLGMGGFSRVELVQLKRDAGRSFALKVLKKRHILDTRQQEHILSERRIMMEVNSPFIIRLYRTFRDPKYLYMLLEVCLGGELWTLLRDRGSFDDGTTRFYTTCVIEALAELHCKGIIYRDLKPENIILDHRGYAKWIFGFAKKVGLGKKTWTFCGTPEYVAPEIILNKGHDSSADCWSLGILVFELLSGSPPFSGSDPMKTYNIILRGIDMVEFPKKITKSAANLIKRLCRDNPSERLGNQKNGVKDIQKHKWFEGFNWDGLRQGTLDCPFMPRVDGPLDNSNFDDFPLDTEGPPPDDESGWDLEF, from the exons ATGAGCACTCGgctgatggcggcaacaaagagAGGCGGCGGCATGCTGCGTGACCTGCAAGTGGCGTTGCAGCGGAAGATTGAGGAGCTGACGGAGCGAGACGCGCTGATTGAGGAGCTGGAGTCAGAACTGGATGCCAAAGATCTCCTGATTGGCCATTTGCGGGCCGAGCTGGACCGTCATCGTAGTTTGATGCCGGGCACCGACGATACTGCCGCTGCACAGACACCCGACGCAG gtggcgctccaGCAATGCCAGCACCGTCACTCGATGAGCCTCAGCGCACCAAGAGACAGGCCATATCGGCAGAACCCAGCGCTCTGGATCCTGCCCGACTCACCGACGTCACGCTCACCAGCTACTGCAAGAGCAAAGA gtCCAGCGAGCTGATCCAGAGAGCGCTGATGGACAATGACTTCATGAAGCATCTGGAACATGGACAG ATCCTCACCATCTTGGACTGCATGCGGCCCACCAGCCTGGACAAAGGCTGCTGCGTCATCCAGGAGGGCGACGACGGATCTAGCGTCTTTGTTCTGGAGG AGGGCATGGTGGAGGTGAGCAAAGAAGGCAAAAAGCTGTGCACCATCGGCCCCGGCAAAGTCTTTGGCGAGCTCGCCATCTTGTACAACTGCACGCGCACGGCTACAGTGACGG ctcTGACCGACATCAAGTTGTGGGCCATTGATCGCCAGGGCTTTCAGACCATTATGATGAGGACCGGCCTCATCAAGCATTCCCAGTACACGGACTTCCTGCGCAG CGTTCCGTCCTTCCAGGCCCTTCCAGAGGACGTTCTCAGCAAGCTGGCTGATGTTCTGGAGGAG ACTCACTATAGCAATGGCGACTACATCATCCGGCAGGGCGCCACGGGAGACACCTTCTTCATTATCAGTGAAGGGCAG GTGACGGTGTGGCAGCAGACCGCCCCCAGTGGTCAGCAGGTGCCGGTGAAGACGCTGTCCAAAGGCGACTGGTTTGGCGAGCAAGCGCTGAAAGG GGAAGATGTGCGTACGGCCTCCTCCCACGTTCCATCCTTTCACATCAGACAAGGCAAACATCGTGCATG gtccttcaagCAGCTGATCGGCGGCTTAGAGGAAGTGGACCGCCAGCAGGGAGACGACGAGCACGTCAAAGCCAA GTGCCCGGCTGAGGACGACTTCTTCTCCGGCGTGACGCTCGACGACCTTGCCGTGGTCTGCACCTTGGGCATGGGTGGCTTCAGCCGCGTGGAGCTG GTGCAGCTCAAGAGAGACGCTGGGCGCTCCTTCGCCCTCAAAGTGTTGAAGAAGCGCCACATTCTGGACACCAGGCAGCAGGAGCACATCCTGTCGGAACGCCGCATCATGATGGAAGTCAACAGCCCCTTCATCATCAG GTTGTACCGCACCTTCCGGGACCCCAAATACTTGTATATGCTGCTAGAGGTTTGTCTTGGCGGAGAGCTGTGGACGCTCTTAAGAGACAG GGGCTCCTTTGACGACGGGACCACAAGATTCTACACGACGTGCGTTATCGAGGCTCTGGCGGAGCTCCACTGTAAAGGGATCATCTACCGAGACCTCAAGCCGGAGAATATCATCCTTGACCACAGAGGCTACGCCAA GTGGATTTTTGGCTTCGCTAAGAAGGTGGGCTTGGGGAAGAAGACCTGGACCTTCTGCGGGACCCCCGAGTACGTGGCCCCCGAGATCATCCTCAACAAAGGTCACGACAGCTCGGCCGACTGCTGGTCCCTGGGGATCCTGGTCTTTGAGCTTCTCAGCGGAAG TCCGCCGTTTTCCGGCTCGGACCCCATGAAGACgtacaacatcatcttgaggggGATCGACATGGTGGAATTCCCCAAAAAGATCACCAAGAGTGCCGCAAACCTCATCAAGAGACTCTGCAG ggacaACCCCTCGGAACGTCTCGGGAACCAGAAGAACGGCGTAAAGGACATTCAGAAGCACAA GTGGTTCGAGGGCTTCAACTGGGATGGCCTCCGCCAGGGAACCTTGGACTGTCCCTTTATGCCAAGG GTGGACGGCCCGTTGGACAACAGCAACTTTGATGACTTCCCCCTGGACACCGAGGGCCCTCCCCCTGATGACGAGTCAGGCTGGGACCTGGAGTTCTGA
- the LOC133148418 gene encoding cGMP-dependent protein kinase 1-like isoform X1: protein MSTRLMAATKRGGGMLRDLQVALQRKIEELTERDALIEELESELDAKDLLIGHLRAELDRHRSLMPGTDDTAAAQTPDAAGGAPAMPAPSLDEPQRTKRQAISAEPSALDPARLTDVTLTSYCKSKESSELIQRALMDNDFMKHLEHGQILTILDCMRPTSLDKGCCVIQEGDDGSSVFVLEEGMVEVSKEGKKLCTIGPGKVFGELAILYNCTRTATVTALTDIKLWAIDRQGFQTIMMRTGLIKHSQYTDFLRSVPSFQALPEDVLSKLADVLEETHYSNGDYIIRQGATGDTFFIISEGQVTVWQQTAPSGQQVPVKTLSKGDWFGEQALKGEDVRTASSHVPSFHIRQGKHRAWSFKQLIGGLEEVDRQQGDDEHVKAKCPAEDDFFSGVTLDDLAVVCTLGMGGFSRVELVQLKRDAGRSFALKVLKKRHILDTRQQEHILSERRIMMEVNSPFIIRLYRTFRDPKYLYMLLEVCLGGELWTLLRDRGSFDDGTTRFYTTCVIEALAELHCKGIIYRDLKPENIILDHRGYAKWIFGFAKKVGLGKKTWTFCGTPEYVAPEIILNKGHDSSADCWSLGILVFELLSGSPPFSGSDPMKTYNIILRGIDMVEFPKKITKSAANLIKRLCRDNPSERLGNQKNGVKDIQKHKWFEGFNWDGLRQGTLDCPFMPRVDGPLDNSNFDDFPLDTEGPPPDDESGWDLEF, encoded by the exons ATGAGCACTCGgctgatggcggcaacaaagagAGGCGGCGGCATGCTGCGTGACCTGCAAGTGGCGTTGCAGCGGAAGATTGAGGAGCTGACGGAGCGAGACGCGCTGATTGAGGAGCTGGAGTCAGAACTGGATGCCAAAGATCTCCTGATTGGCCATTTGCGGGCCGAGCTGGACCGTCATCGTAGTTTGATGCCGGGCACCGACGATACTGCCGCTGCACAGACACCCGACGCAG caggtggcgctccaGCAATGCCAGCACCGTCACTCGATGAGCCTCAGCGCACCAAGAGACAGGCCATATCGGCAGAACCCAGCGCTCTGGATCCTGCCCGACTCACCGACGTCACGCTCACCAGCTACTGCAAGAGCAAAGA gtCCAGCGAGCTGATCCAGAGAGCGCTGATGGACAATGACTTCATGAAGCATCTGGAACATGGACAG ATCCTCACCATCTTGGACTGCATGCGGCCCACCAGCCTGGACAAAGGCTGCTGCGTCATCCAGGAGGGCGACGACGGATCTAGCGTCTTTGTTCTGGAGG AGGGCATGGTGGAGGTGAGCAAAGAAGGCAAAAAGCTGTGCACCATCGGCCCCGGCAAAGTCTTTGGCGAGCTCGCCATCTTGTACAACTGCACGCGCACGGCTACAGTGACGG ctcTGACCGACATCAAGTTGTGGGCCATTGATCGCCAGGGCTTTCAGACCATTATGATGAGGACCGGCCTCATCAAGCATTCCCAGTACACGGACTTCCTGCGCAG CGTTCCGTCCTTCCAGGCCCTTCCAGAGGACGTTCTCAGCAAGCTGGCTGATGTTCTGGAGGAG ACTCACTATAGCAATGGCGACTACATCATCCGGCAGGGCGCCACGGGAGACACCTTCTTCATTATCAGTGAAGGGCAG GTGACGGTGTGGCAGCAGACCGCCCCCAGTGGTCAGCAGGTGCCGGTGAAGACGCTGTCCAAAGGCGACTGGTTTGGCGAGCAAGCGCTGAAAGG GGAAGATGTGCGTACGGCCTCCTCCCACGTTCCATCCTTTCACATCAGACAAGGCAAACATCGTGCATG gtccttcaagCAGCTGATCGGCGGCTTAGAGGAAGTGGACCGCCAGCAGGGAGACGACGAGCACGTCAAAGCCAA GTGCCCGGCTGAGGACGACTTCTTCTCCGGCGTGACGCTCGACGACCTTGCCGTGGTCTGCACCTTGGGCATGGGTGGCTTCAGCCGCGTGGAGCTG GTGCAGCTCAAGAGAGACGCTGGGCGCTCCTTCGCCCTCAAAGTGTTGAAGAAGCGCCACATTCTGGACACCAGGCAGCAGGAGCACATCCTGTCGGAACGCCGCATCATGATGGAAGTCAACAGCCCCTTCATCATCAG GTTGTACCGCACCTTCCGGGACCCCAAATACTTGTATATGCTGCTAGAGGTTTGTCTTGGCGGAGAGCTGTGGACGCTCTTAAGAGACAG GGGCTCCTTTGACGACGGGACCACAAGATTCTACACGACGTGCGTTATCGAGGCTCTGGCGGAGCTCCACTGTAAAGGGATCATCTACCGAGACCTCAAGCCGGAGAATATCATCCTTGACCACAGAGGCTACGCCAA GTGGATTTTTGGCTTCGCTAAGAAGGTGGGCTTGGGGAAGAAGACCTGGACCTTCTGCGGGACCCCCGAGTACGTGGCCCCCGAGATCATCCTCAACAAAGGTCACGACAGCTCGGCCGACTGCTGGTCCCTGGGGATCCTGGTCTTTGAGCTTCTCAGCGGAAG TCCGCCGTTTTCCGGCTCGGACCCCATGAAGACgtacaacatcatcttgaggggGATCGACATGGTGGAATTCCCCAAAAAGATCACCAAGAGTGCCGCAAACCTCATCAAGAGACTCTGCAG ggacaACCCCTCGGAACGTCTCGGGAACCAGAAGAACGGCGTAAAGGACATTCAGAAGCACAA GTGGTTCGAGGGCTTCAACTGGGATGGCCTCCGCCAGGGAACCTTGGACTGTCCCTTTATGCCAAGG GTGGACGGCCCGTTGGACAACAGCAACTTTGATGACTTCCCCCTGGACACCGAGGGCCCTCCCCCTGATGACGAGTCAGGCTGGGACCTGGAGTTCTGA
- the LOC133148416 gene encoding EKC/KEOPS complex subunit LAGE3-like gives MAAPESGEQASQLEFSLQVPFQSARQAAVALRSLSPDREPRRGGVRKRLTLAGSVLSAKWRAEQARVLRVSVNSFLEHLGLVLETMRAFPADVGQDPHNVLGRPPSMDTRGPAFMENFSEPMLRS, from the exons ATGGCGGCGCCCGAGAGCGGCGAGCAAGCGAGCCAATTGGAATT CTCGCTGCAAGTTCCCTTCCAGTCGGCGCGCCAGGCCGCTGTGGCTCTGCGCTCGCTGAGTCCCGACCGCGAGCCCCGGCGAGGAGGCGTCCGCAAGCGGCTGACGCTCGCCGGGAGTGTGCTCAGCGC GAAGTGGCGTGCAGAGCAAGCTCGCGTCCTTCGCGTATCCGTCAACTCCTTCCTGGAGCACCTCGGCCTGGTCTTGGAGACCATGCGTGCCTTTCCCGCCGACGTCGGACAGGATCCTCACAACGTTCTTGGTCGTCCACCTTCGATGGACACGCGAGGGCCCGCCTTCATGGAAAACTTCAGCGAGCCGATGCTGCGTTCTTGA
- the LOC133148415 gene encoding WD repeat domain phosphoinositide-interacting protein 4-like isoform X2: MLKMHDRIGDVTVVALLLGCFCCSMESGVRIYNVEPLMEKGHLDHEQVGSVASCSMLHRSNLLAVVGGGVSPKFSEISVLIWDDACDSRDAKDKLVLEFTFTKPVLAVRMRHDKIVMVLKNRIYLYSFPDKPLKLFEFDTRDNPKGLCDLCPSLDKQLLVFPGHKCGSLQLADLSNSKPGTSSAPFTINAHQSEIACLALNQPGSVAASASRKGTLIRLFDTSSRDKLVELRRGTDPATLYCLNFSHDSSFLCASSDKGTVHIFALKDTKLNRRSALARVGKVGPVIGQYVDSQWSLASFTVPAECACICAFGKNTSKNVNSFIAICVDGTFHKYVFTPDGNCNREAFDVYLDICNDDDF, from the exons ATGTTGAAAATGCATGACCGGATTGGAGATGTGACAGTCGTTGCTTTGCTTTTAGGTTGTTTCTGCTGCTCCATGGAGTCTGGTGTGCGCATTTACAATGTGGAGCCTTTGATGGAGAAGGGCCACTTGG ATCACGAGCAGGTGGGCAGCGTGGCGTCGTGCTCCATGCTGCATCGCTCCAACCTGCTGGCCGTGGTCGGGGGCGGAGTCAGCCCCAAGTTCTCTGAGATATCCG TGCTGATCTGGGATGACGCGTGCGATTCCCGAGACGCCAAAGACAAGCTGGTCCTGGAGTTCACCTTCACCAAGCCGGTGCTGGCGGTCCGGATGCGACACGACAA GATTGTCATGGTGTTGAAGAACAGGATCTATTTGTACAGCTTTCCCGACAAGCCGCTCAAGCTCTTTGAGTTTGATACGCGCGACAACCCCaaag GTCTGTGCGACTTGTGTCCGAGTCTGGACAAGCAGCTGCTGGTTTTCCCGGGACACAAATGTGGAAGTCTGCAGCTGGCG GACCTGTCCAACAGCAAGCCCGGGACGTCGTCGGCGCCGTTCACCATCAACGCGCACCAGAGCGAGATCGCCTGCCTGGCGCTCAACCAGCCGGGAAGCGTGGCCGCCTCGGCCTCTCGCAAGGGGACGCTCATACGCCTCTTTGACACCAGCAGCCGCGACAAACTGGTGGAGCTGCGGCGAGGCACCGACCCCGCCACGCTCTACTG CCTCAACTTCAGTCACGACTCGTCCTTCTTGTGCGCATCCAGTGACAAAGGGACGGTCCACATCTTCGCCCTGAAAGACACCAAACTTAACCGCCGCTCCGC GTTGGCGCGCGTGGGCAAGGTGGGCCCCGTCATCGGCCAGTACGTGGACAGCCAGTGGTCGCTGGCCAGCTTCACCGTGCCCGCCGAGTGCGCCTGCATCTGCGCCTTCGGGAAGAACACATCCAAGAACGTCAACTCCTTCATCG CCATCTGCGTGGACGGCACCTTCCACAAGTACGTCTTCACGCCCGACGGAAACTGCAACCGAGAAGCCTTTGACGTCTACTTGGACATTTGCAACGACGACGACTTTTGA
- the LOC133148415 gene encoding WD repeat domain phosphoinositide-interacting protein 4-like isoform X1, producing MLKMHDRIGDVTVVALLLGCFCCSMESGVRIYNVEPLMEKGHLDHEQVGSVASCSMLHRSNLLAVVGGGVSPKFSEISVLIWDDACDSRDAKDKLVLEFTFTKPVLAVRMRHDKIVMVLKNRIYLYSFPDKPLKLFEFDTRDNPKGLCDLCPSLDKQLLVFPGHKCGSLQLADLSNSKPGTSSAPFTINAHQSEIACLALNQPGSVAASASRKGTLIRLFDTSSRDKLVELRRGTDPATLYCLNFSHDSSFLCASSDKGTVHIFALKDTKLNRRSALARVGKVGPVIGQYVDSQWSLASFTVPAECACICAFGKNTSKNVNSFIGPREGSSFAAHQPHFASNISFALYGSHLRGRHLPQVRLHARRKLQPRSL from the exons ATGTTGAAAATGCATGACCGGATTGGAGATGTGACAGTCGTTGCTTTGCTTTTAGGTTGTTTCTGCTGCTCCATGGAGTCTGGTGTGCGCATTTACAATGTGGAGCCTTTGATGGAGAAGGGCCACTTGG ATCACGAGCAGGTGGGCAGCGTGGCGTCGTGCTCCATGCTGCATCGCTCCAACCTGCTGGCCGTGGTCGGGGGCGGAGTCAGCCCCAAGTTCTCTGAGATATCCG TGCTGATCTGGGATGACGCGTGCGATTCCCGAGACGCCAAAGACAAGCTGGTCCTGGAGTTCACCTTCACCAAGCCGGTGCTGGCGGTCCGGATGCGACACGACAA GATTGTCATGGTGTTGAAGAACAGGATCTATTTGTACAGCTTTCCCGACAAGCCGCTCAAGCTCTTTGAGTTTGATACGCGCGACAACCCCaaag GTCTGTGCGACTTGTGTCCGAGTCTGGACAAGCAGCTGCTGGTTTTCCCGGGACACAAATGTGGAAGTCTGCAGCTGGCG GACCTGTCCAACAGCAAGCCCGGGACGTCGTCGGCGCCGTTCACCATCAACGCGCACCAGAGCGAGATCGCCTGCCTGGCGCTCAACCAGCCGGGAAGCGTGGCCGCCTCGGCCTCTCGCAAGGGGACGCTCATACGCCTCTTTGACACCAGCAGCCGCGACAAACTGGTGGAGCTGCGGCGAGGCACCGACCCCGCCACGCTCTACTG CCTCAACTTCAGTCACGACTCGTCCTTCTTGTGCGCATCCAGTGACAAAGGGACGGTCCACATCTTCGCCCTGAAAGACACCAAACTTAACCGCCGCTCCGC GTTGGCGCGCGTGGGCAAGGTGGGCCCCGTCATCGGCCAGTACGTGGACAGCCAGTGGTCGCTGGCCAGCTTCACCGTGCCCGCCGAGTGCGCCTGCATCTGCGCCTTCGGGAAGAACACATCCAAGAACGTCAACTCCTTCATCGGTCCGAGGGAGGGGTCGtcgtttgctgcgcaccagccACATTTTGCCTCTAACATTTCCTTTGCTCTCTATGGCAGCCATCTGCGTGGACGGCACCTTCCACAAGTACGTCTTCACGCCCGACGGAAACTGCAACCGAGAAGCCTTTGA